Sequence from the Ictalurus punctatus breed USDA103 chromosome 10, Coco_2.0, whole genome shotgun sequence genome:
cgATTCTATGCCAGATTTGTTAGCCAGTActtttttaacctgtttaaaaGTTTGATAAATTTCTACAGTCGTCTTCAACTGTTGTTTTCATGTAATTATATTTCGTTAAAGCTAACGTCAGCCGGCAACTAATTCAGAATATAAGCAGGTCGAATATCATTTTTATACTTAAAGCGTCtttttcttcgttttttttttgttgctaaaGCCGAAGTTTATTGAAAGTTAAATGACAGTGTTTATTTACCAGTTGCCTGAAGAAAAGTCAGATCCTGGTTCTGCAGATTCTCATCGCCTGCTCCGGGTTTTATTCTGGCAGCACCATCGTTTGCCTCCATGTTTAACGGGTGTTACAGAAAGGAAATACAATTGTATTACTAATTATTTTAGACAACTATATTACGTTATTTTTTACCCATTTTGTAACGTATCTATGAGCCAAAGTAGCCTGAACCCGGTTATCTAGCTAAGCCAAACCGGATTTCCGTAAACTGGAGGATGACGTGGTTGTTGGATAGGGGCGGGGCTTCTAGATAGCGTCATTAAACGGGGCGTGTCTAAAAGCATTTCTTTACCATTTTCaccatatttatatttacttattgGCGTTTACTGATATTATCCGGAATGTTATCATTGCAGACATCAGAGCTTTTCCGCTTAAAATTTCCACACATTAAACTCAAATCAGTACTGGGGCAATGGTGGCTTTGCGGTTaagtctctgggttactgatcggaaggtcgaggGTTCAAGCCCTTTAACCTTTTCTGTTCCAGGGGCGGTGTATCATGGCGCTCTGACCAAAACTTCCCTgcatgctttatatatatatatatatatatatatatatatatatatatatatatatatatatatatatatatatatatatatatatatatatagagagagagagagagagagagagagagagagagacagactcaTCATGCTTTGTATACTTACAGCACTTATGctagtctctctctttttttatgcatttactgtatattcaaCCTGAAGAGATTTATACTTGTCTCTATGGGTAAAATTTGAAACTCATTCACCTAATTAGATTTATATCTATATTAACTAAATAATATTTAACAACTATATAATAGTACTAAATAATAACTGATTGTAGTTGAATGTTATTTCCGTGGCCATCAAATTAGCATATTACTGTATTACTAATTGGGACACCAatcagaaaaaacaaacaaaaaaaaaaacatgtaaacttTTTAACCAGCACTTGTATAGCTAGTATGCCTAGTTACAGAGCAGAACTGCATATTCCTTCCTATGAAGACTGATTGTTGATTGGCATCATTGAGAACGAACAAGATCATTAGActacactttaaaataaaaattcctttAGTGGTGCGCTCCGATTGCTTTTGAAgctcaattttttattttttcagagtTGTGCACTTTTGTTAATTTACTAAACTTGCATCATACACATATTTGTAAGTGTATCAGGTGGATTATATACCGGCCATGTTATCAGATAAACCTCACACACTGGTGCACTTTGTAGGTATAGATTTACTGACTGTAGCTTATCTGTTACTCAGTTAAACttcaaatggattttttttaaatgaacttcaactgtaaatatttacacaaggaTTCAACATAGTATGAAACAAGAAGCAATtacaactttattttaaatcatataaAAACATGGTtgaatgtgttaaaaaaaaaaaaaaaagaaaaaaaaaggagcataCAAAGTCTAACATTTATACACAAACTCAAGAGATGCACCACTGAACCATCATCCAAACAACATGAAACGAACTACGATCCATTAACGTGCATGTCTTCCTCTCCGTTTTCCATTCCATCATCTTCCATCGCATCCCCAGTGGCATTGTACATCGGCACAGACTCCTGCATCCCCATTTCAGGctcatcttcctcttcttcctcaacCATGCTCTGTGCACCTGGAATATTACACACATAAAAGTCAGTGTGAAAGTCTCAAAGCAAACATTCACatggaaaatatttttgttgcatGTCAGGGGCATCAGTTTATGCCACAGCGCCATTTAATCCTCGAATCTTGTACAGGTGTTGAATTTTCTATTATGGCACTAGTCTGAAAGTAGAACCAGCAGCAAGGcaaataacaggtttatattaatgcacttgttcaaGTACAATGTTGTTTGTATAGTAACTGCCTCATTATGAGGTTGACGTTCCACCTAACACAAacggctaaaaaaaaaaaagatcctgtCAGTCAACAAGGTAAAGTCATTGAGacagtgaagttttctgtacaGAGACacttatttcacattaatgtaaggagtctccagtgtcagtgctttgtaacattcAGAGTAAAAGCTGTAAATTTACAGTTTGAGTTGGGTGATAAACTATATTCATTAGAGGGGATGGCAGATCCTCCCAAGTACCAATCAGATTtagacatttatttacttactcttTACTCCAACCAATCTAACTGAGGTGACTTCTTTCCTGTTCACTTAGCCTCTTTGTGCCCAGGTGACCCTTAGGGGAAACTGCATTTTTAactaataaatgtataaaaacgaGCAGCAGTGATCCCTGTGCATTACCTTGTCTGCTTTCCCTCCCGGGGATCTGACCAGACTGCAACATTCCCCTCAACCTCTCCACCTCAGCCAGCGATGTGGCATTTGCAATGGCAGCCTATAGGTGAGACACACTTTTAACCATTTAATCAACCGGAAAAAAATCCCATCCACATTTCCTTATATGAACACGAACAAATCAATTACCTTAATGGCTTCCACGTCTGCCGCAGAAGGCCCCGATTTCACTTTCTCAGCCTGCAGTCCGGCTCCTGGCGTGAACCTAAAACACAGTCAAGCACACAAGGGTTCTTACATGCTTGTTGATGCAGACCTGCTCCTTCAGCCTTTTAACCACCGTTCTTCCAATCAGAGTGTAGTATCTTGTGTATCTtatcatttgttttaataagCTGATACAAAGAGAGAAATGCCTTGAGCCAGCTCTCCTGGAATACACGGCAGATGGTTTTTTTTAAGGTTCTTTAAGGTTTTAGTAAGAGCCAAATGAACAGTTCAGGGTAAAATCCAGATCAGGTCACTGTTCTGAAGACCTAATAACACTAAAGTCCAGTGATTCAGAAGAGCTGTGCTTGATCAAGGGCTTTCGTCTTACGTTTTTGTGCGCTTGGCAATATCCTTTGCAAGCTGAGCGCCCCGTTTTCCTTTGAACATTTTCTCAGCCTCTTGACGTTCCTATGACGATACATCACAGAGTTAAGGGAAAAAGCACCAAGACATCGAGTAGGATTTTACTCCATTCGAAATGAGGAACAGTTAAGAACCAAGAGTAAAATCATGTATTTGAAAAAGGAAGGTGTTGAGGAATAAAGTTTAGTCTGCAGTGGCAGATGAACAATGAATGATTCTGTGCTGGTGATCAAGGCTCTGAGCTGCCAGAGAACACTGTCCTTAACCTTCGGCTCCATGATTCGGTCATATTTTGATTCGTGCATAATGACTGAGCCACATCAGAGGATATTTTAGAGCTTATTTGTTAAGGTGGAACTATCGCAAAAGATGTTTCTAAATCAGGCTGGTCTTAAACATGTGTTGAAGATTATCCTTTGGTGGATATCTATTTTCTCTCAGACTAGTCATAACATTCTCAATttaaaatcataaatattaaCCCTTCAATATTTATGGTGGTGGGACTTTATGACCGAAGagggacattttttttgttaaatcctTCACTATACACACATGACTCTCGGACACGTCCATCAGCGTTTATGATTGTATAAAACAGGGGTGACTAATCTCATCTGAagagggccagtgtgggtgcaggttttcattccaaacaagcagaagccacacctgagtccacctgtttaatcactTGAGCATGGCTTTCAATCAGCCCCTCCaagattttgcgatcacagaaatgaatgcgaattcaaggaaactccgcaatattcgatGGAGCCTGCAATATTTCAAAttgccaagatgcatcatgtgacctCATCATGGCATGCATTtggccaaagccctcttcgattcacatgatCGAacaatacagctaaaaggtctcatttaccaacaaacatcactgtgaaagaccacaCAGAACAAGTTCACCAAACTCAAGTAGTtttcggcaaaaaaaaaaaaaaaaaaaaggccacaaaaaaaaacctgcaaattgaatcacacatttttttttttaacaatcacaaaaaacctcAACCAATTCCTTTATGGACTGATTACTGCCCATGACATTACAGATGTGGCAACAATGGCTGTATATATCTGCCCAGATAGAGCTCAAATCTAGATCCATGGTACGTTTTACTCTATGTAATCACCCGACATGACTGTCACAGACAGGCTGCATGAATCTAAAGTCTGGGCTAGAAATAAATCAGCCTCACTTTATCATGACATTCTGTATTCAAATCATTCTCCACAAAAAAACGCTGCAAATTGCATCACGAATTCTGTAAAAAAGTCGCagccacaacaatcacacaaaaaaaatattaaatcgCCGTTGTTCAGTAGACTGAAGTGTGGCCTCTTCTTGGTTAGAATGAGAAGCTGCACCCTCACCAGCCCCTTGCACACAAGATTGGACACCCCGGTATAAATCTTTTGTGGCCCGGGCATTTATCAGATTTGGTAGAAGCATCTTCCAAGTGCTCTTGCAGATCCACGTCAAACTCGGTACACTTACCTAGCATCTTTGCCCAATCTTACCAAAGATGCTTATTATACAGGAAACCTGGTTTAAGGAAAGGCTGGGTAATTCTGGCCTCATATTGTGTTTTGCAATTTACATTTCTACAGATTTTCCAAGTTCAATTAGCCATAGTCCCCATTTCCAACGATTCCATTTTAAAGTCTAGTCCTCCACATCGAGCCTGATGCTTCATCTTCCATGAAGGACCTAAAATCAAAGATTCAGCATTGTACCTTACCTTTAATTTCACCTTCTGGAAATCCAGAACGCGGATCTGTGGAAGTTTGTTGATGACATACAGCCTGTAATGCTTCTTGTTGGTTACTGGGTTCCTTAAGAGActggagggaaagaaaaaaaagaattctttcATACATGTTCACCCTTCACAAAGAACAGGGGGTTTCATGGATGTGCATTGTGGTTAAAAATGAACTGTCTacagacatccaaaatgaaccGTCTacagacatccaaaatgaaccATAGCTATATTTACATTCATCCTAATAACCTACGTTATACAACAACACGGTTGAATCCAACTGGTCAGTATTATTTTCATAGAACGGCACGGCTTGGAAAAAAGTTCCAGCTCTAACATGAACGATGAGCTCAACTgcatgtgcttgttctaatgtgTCTCTCTAGTAACAGCTTTTACATAGGGACTTACACAGCTGCAGCTCCAAATAACCCaggactaataataaacatttgtttatttaaaaaaaaaaaaaaaaagtcacatataATCGATGTTCAAGTTCTCCGTTagaagacgtttatttaacatttatggaaggagtctttgATGCAAGCGCTTAGAGTCTTGTTTACACTTTACTGTTTTTGTCCTTATGTAAATTACAGCTCAaccataataaaacaaaaacacccacaTCAGAACAGAGTAACCTGAACATCAACCTGAATCAAGTTTCTACCCAATAGAAAACAGTGGATATTCTACGGATTAGAAGCATAGCCATCACGTACACTTTTTAAACCAGATTACTTTTCCAATTAGAGCACCACAACGAAATAAAGTCCCTGTTAAAACTCCACCGTGAGAAGAAACTCTGCTACAAGGACATGCGTTCTTTCTGCTTTCAGGAGAGTATTTGGCCTACAATTAAGCTCGTAGAAATGATTTGGATAAAACGAGCCAAAACACCAAGGCCAGCTGTGTGAGCGATCATGATAAAATACCTGAGAAGAGTCAAGGTCTTTACTGAAGCGAGAGGATCCAGCTCACCCTGTTAATCAAAGACAAGGACAAAGTGTTAAAATAAGACAATAAGAAGTTCGGCCTGTCGGTTCACTAGCGCAGGGGTTCCTAAACACCCGAGTGAGAGCGTATGAGCAGAATCACAGTGTGACACGCATCTCAGTGGAGCGCTACTCACCAGCTCTTGGATGTTGTTACTTGTAAGGATCAGCTCCTTAAGATTGGGCAACGAGTGCTCGAGATTTTCACCGATCCGGCTGCAACAAAAGCAAAAACGTCAGGTCTAATTCATGTACATTCATATACAACTGTGAGCGTAGTTAAAGTATCAGATATGATTATTATCTGAATAGTGGGAAAATAAAAACGATCACTTTGATCTGttgaaaagtttttaaaagtgAACAATATTCTACAACAACTGCCCACTCGTTGCTTTAATCTTTACGAATCCTCTGAGCAGCTTTTCTTActcagctgtaaaaaaaaatctccacaaTTTTGGATTAGTAGTATTAATGTGTAATGCTTGTTCGCAGGTATGGCTGGTGTAAATGCACTAGCAGGGACATGTGCCTGTCTTCCAAagataaaatacataaaaatatatacggTTGCATTCTTGACATAAACAGTGAATTATTTTCTGTGAACAAAATGTCCGACGGTAGATTTGGATCTCCAAACCAAGCACAACAGTGACACCAATGTCTCTAAGAACTGTACGTGAGAATGATGAGGTGAGGCTGGAGGTGATTTCTTCCTAGCCCAGACTGTATCAGGTGATTATTACAGAGTGAAACACCTCCTAACCCTAGAGTTGATCTCGATTTCAGCTGAAATTTTTCTTCCCACTTCACAGAGACCCATAAACCGAAATCAGCGGTGATTGAGAAGATGCATGTCAAATATAGTTGCAGGTGTAATGAACGTGAACAAGGCAGATTACTTAATCAtccctttgaaaaaaaaaaaattactttaccCGAAAATGCatttggaggagaaactaaaagtaaACAGACTAAGCACACACTGTCCAGTTAAAGTACAAATTACTACAGGTGGACCGATTGATCAGTTTTGCTGATTGTCACCGATAACCGATTTCTGAAACGGTTAAATGAAATggttatctgcaaaaatccacagATGTTTTTCCCCCCGGTTGTGTCCGTTGCAGAAGCGGTTGAGAAGGGTCTGCTGACGTTATACAGTATGAGAGTGGCCTCTACAGTACAGGCAAAATACAAACTATCACTGAAATTTTTGTCGTgtcatttgaagtgttttttgagtcattttggatgtctctatttttgttATCTGAAGTGTTACCTTttggccttgaatttgataagggcagctacaggaagccagtggaggggaTTAAGAGATTAAGAGGAGTGTAAGATGGGTCCTTTTGGACTGAGTGAAAACAAGACATGTTGCTGCATCTGAATTAACTGAAGGGGTTTGACGGAACTGGCTGTGAGGCCCGAGAGTAccgagttgcagtagtccagttttgtgATAACTGGActgagcctggactagtatctgtgtggTCTGATCAGTGAGATAGGGTCAGTTTTCTTGATTTAAcagagtaaaacaaaaacaaagttttAGCACAAGAGTGGCATATCAGCCTACGCAAAACCAAATCTGTGAACATTAGATATCACATGGAAACGTTAAACACATGGTAAAGTGTAGACACGTTGTACACGTCTTCCCTCTCTACTCTGATGATGGAAATTGTGCCTTTGTTTTCCCCCTCTatttactctctcactcaccaGATGCGGTTGTTGTTCATCAGCACAGTTTTGAGTCTCCTGAGCAGAGGAAATCCGTCCAGCTTTCTGATCTCATTATCGGAAAAGTCGATGGTATCAAACTGATCCAGAGTAGCGCCGAGGTTCTCCAAAACCGGGATTTTATAACCTGCAGGAACATGAACACGGTTTTTAAAATAGGGAGGAGAGGCGTTACATGGAGGGAAAAGACCCCAGCAGGACAGCCTCACTGTGTACAGCTCATACAAAAGACTCTCCTAAACTCATTCATTTATCCAAGTGTTATTCCCTGAACCCTAAAACAAGTCATTGTGTTCTACAAACACGCACCACTAAGATTAAAACGATTCTTCTATACGCAGTTCATGAAGAACTATAAGCAGTCGGAAGTTTAGCCGCGGTTATGCTAACTTTGTTGCTAACTACGCTTTAGCACCATCACCTCGGAGGTCCAGCTCTCTGTCTCGGACCGGATTCGTGTACTGAGCAGCCTGCTCGACCAACTCTGCCGACAACTTCACCATGtcgacaaaacaaaaataaaagcaaaaacaaatatattccAAATATCGCACGTCCCTGTAGAGCAGAAGCACAAACGCTAACGTCTACAGCACGCTACCGCCCGGAAATAATTGGgctcattttttttaacttccgGATTTAATGGCgttagaagaaaaagaaaacctcCCGCGTGCTGCTATGCTGCCCACTCCTGGACTGGAGCGGGATCGTACACGTGTACACGTTTTGGTTTTCCCGAACATTAATAATTGTTGTGTTATTAGGAGTCTTATTAAAAATCTGAACTCAACAGAGAAATCAGCTTAAATCATCATATTCGTAAAATATTCAGATTCTGTAATCAATGCCAAAATATTCAGGGGTTGAAAAAGTACCACTGAGAAATTATACTGGCGTGAAAGTATATAGttaatgtccatccatccatccatcttctatactgcttatcctacacagggtcacggtgagcctggagcctatcccagggagctcgggcACAGGGTGGTGGACACTCTGGAAGGGGTGagaacccatcacaggacacaatggTACACGCATTTACACACAATGGACAAAaacacatctttggactgggtacccagaggaagcccctgagacatggggagaatatgcaggctccatgcacacagagcagaggtgggatttgagCCCCCAACCGCAAAGGTGCgcggcaaatgtgctaaccactaagccattgtGCCCCCCAGTATAGATAATGtgtctgaacttttttttaaaaattgaattcAAAGTGGAAGTATCCAGCCAAAAAATGTACACAAGTGAATGCAAAAGGCTGCTGCTTGTAAATGATTTTAACTGTTAAAACTGAGGTAAGTATTGTTATGATATCATGTAAAAAGAAacttttattacatatttaaatttatttaaataagtaatttaaaattatttaaacttATTTTGCCTGGAAATCATCATGCAATCGCTAGTTTGCTAATGAATTACACAGACGTCACATATCGTGTCAATTTCCAATATTTAAACTTGAGCTAGAATTTGACTTGCGTGGAAGCAATGTTAGTCTCACCTGGCAGTAGCAAAGAAAACGGAAAAAAGTTAACTATACATAGCCAGTTGAGATTAGCAAATTAACTAAACTTATTTTatcgtccttttttttttttccaaattagaTAGCATTTATGCTTTCTTGGGAGGCAAAGAAGATACctcattttttttatgagtCTTTGCTTACTACTTTTAGTTTTTTAAGGGGGAACGGGATAATAGAGTTTATAATCCACCTCGTTCACGTAGCTGTATTTTACTTGTTCCTCCTTAATCACTGCTGATGATATTATGGATGTGTCAGTGACATGggttgaaaaatatcagaccAAAAGGAGATTAAATCTATAGGGGGTgtttcactctgtgtaatcacctgCCACAAATGTCACTGATGGGCTGCAGTGTCAGTagatggattggctactctaaattgctcctagttgcgcgcgcgtgtgtgtgtatgatacAGTAGTGccccatccagtgtgtattccttGCTCACACCCAGCAGCTGGTTGCACTGGAGGATAACAAACGTATACGAGGATAAAGTGGCTAAATTAATATTTAGACGGACTTAAGTGATCAACCTTCATGCTTGGGCCCCTTGCCTTGTCTGTCCTGTAGCTACATTTATCCAGGgagacttacaattatctcatttatacaaccgaacagttgagggttaaaggtcttgctcaaggCAGTCTGGCAGTGCTGAAATTCACAACTTTTCTATCAGAAGTCCAATGCCTTAAGCAGTGAGCTACCATTTCCCATAGGAACACCTCTGAGTTAAAGGAAGGAATTCTTTAAGcatacagtgctgtaaaaaagtatttgccccatcctgatttcttctgtttttgtgtgtatctccaactaaatagttttagatcttcaaacaaaaatataacacaaaacaaaggcaacatgagtaaacacacaatacagtttctatttatttatttatttattttattgaagcaaaaaaagtgaCCCAACatctatcacccatgtgaaaaacttattgcccccttaaacttaaaatctggttgtaccacctttagcagcaataactgcaaccaaatgcttccgataactggagatcagtctttcacagcgctgtggtggaattctggcccactcttctttgcagaactgctttagttcagccacattggagggtttttgagcatgaactgtcagtttaaggtcctgccagtTGGTTCAAGTCGAAACTTTGACTAGGaaactccaaaactttaatttagtttttttttttttttttttttttttttttttttttttttttagccattcagaggtggaatTACTCTTatgcattgtcttgctgcataatccatttGCGCTTGAGGTTCAATTTACAGACTGGAGACCgcacattctcctttaggattttctggtagagaccagaattcatgtttccctcaattgtTGCAAGTTACCCAGgatctgaagcagcaaagcatccccacaccatcacacgaccaccaccatgcttgactgtagatcTTATGTTcttgtttggtttacgccagatgtaacgggacccctgtctttcaaacagttcctctttcgactcatcaatccacagaacattctcccaaaaggtttgaggatcataaaggtgtgttttggcaaaattcagatgagtcttaatgttctttttttgatgttgtccttggctcttttgcctttgaaatagctttgtaacccttcccagatttaTGAATTTCAATCACCTTCAATCTtaatcatcatttctggaatttctttcaactttggcatagtgtgttattgggtaaaaccttttaaccaacttcatgctgttgaaaaagttctatttaagtgtagataTGATTGAAcggggtttgcagtaatcaggactggttgcatctagtccagctggaccccattatgaatgcagtttcatagatttggagaattagtaactatgggggcaaatacattttcacacaggtgcAGCCAGTAATCACTattgtggagtgtgacatcacaaatcaTTTCGTTGCTGAACACGGGCACCCCCCAAAAACAGGCAGAAGTCCCATTTCttggcctctggtaaaaagaACTGTTAATTCATTGTCATagtaaaacaaatacaagttatatgtatttttattttttatctaacAGAATGTTAAATTGCAAGGTATCTCAGAGGCCTGCTGGCCCATAACTTTCCTCTGGTACTGGCGAAAAACTGGACATTTTTAGGACTAGCCATTGCTTTCAGTTGTGACAGGTTCATAAAGAGGCTGGCAGATGTTGCTTGGTGTAGTGAAGGTGGAAACGGATGTTTGTATATTACTGCAGGAAAATTTATTCGGAACAGGATGACTGGACGGAAGCCAGGAAAACAGTCAGCAGCCTTCGAGATTTATTCTCCAATAAACAAAAGACTGAAACAGACCTCCTGGGTTCACCGcatataaaatcatataaagGTTTGGTGGAAGAAGGAAATTAGATCCTGCATGAGTACAATCAGCAATCTTTGCCACAAAGGAGTATCAACAGCTTTGTAGATTTCTATATgctcttttaattaaaaaataaaacagtccaaactgcaaaaaaaccaaaacaataacaacaacaacaacaaatgcattGTCGGACTTCTTTAAAGAATTCCGCTACAAAACAGCTTCAGACTTTGTAGAGCTTCTGAGGCATCCtgattccctctctctttctcaatctcACATCCTGCTTTCATCAAGGCTCAGGAGAGACCAGGCCTTGCACTGCATTTAATTTGATGTCTTGATGTTAActgtttcgtgtgtgtgtgtgtgtgtgtgcagttgtgccctgcaatgggttggcaccccgtccagtgccccaagtcccctggaatagggtccaggctccccgcgaccctgtttaggataagcggtacagaaaatggatggatggatggatgttcagtGTTTCCTTCCTGTCACTGTCTGACCTCAGTCAATACATGCTTCATAAACATAAATCACAGATTTGAAGAAAAAGCACCACTGGTCGGTGAGGGACAACTTGCTGATAACGCACACCTTATAGAAACTCTCAGAGCATATTTTCTCTAAAAAGAAT
This genomic interval carries:
- the snrpa1 gene encoding U2 small nuclear ribonucleoprotein A'; the protein is MVKLSAELVEQAAQYTNPVRDRELDLRGYKIPVLENLGATLDQFDTIDFSDNEIRKLDGFPLLRRLKTVLMNNNRICRIGENLEHSLPNLKELILTSNNIQELGELDPLASVKTLTLLSLLRNPVTNKKHYRLYVINKLPQIRVLDFQKVKLKERQEAEKMFKGKRGAQLAKDIAKRTKTFTPGAGLQAEKVKSGPSAADVEAIKAAIANATSLAEVERLRGMLQSGQIPGRESRQGAQSMVEEEEEDEPEMGMQESVPMYNATGDAMEDDGMENGEEDMHVNGS